The Oryzias latipes chromosome 8, ASM223467v1 genomic interval ATGGGGGGACCCACCCCCAGGTTGGGCCCGGCCTTGCCTCCCCTGCTTTGCATGCGTTCGATGAGGTGACCGCAGACATTGCTCGCCAGGTGAGAAGTGCTCCTGTCTTTGGTAGGATTGCAGAGTCAGAGAGGGTGGGGGTAAATCGTTTTGAGCAGTCCCGGCAGTTCAACCGCAACCAATCCAAAGCTGCCTACTACCCCATGGAGGTGACTGAAAATGCTAAGGGCCCATCTGATGGCTGGCTGTCATCACACGATTACCAGTACCACCATCAAGGGGGGGTCCGCCGCCCTTTTAGTGCACACTCCTCCACTGCTCCACCACTGAGGCCTGTCATGCACCCTCAGGGCTCTGCTGTCCAGttctcctccagcagctgcagccttgGAGGTGGGCCCTCACCGGGACAGGCCCCCAGCTTCAGAACATCCTCCTCCGCGCAGCATATTGAACCACCCTTGGACCATGTGGGAGCGAGCGGCAGTTATCGTGACGACTTTTTGCAGTTGTCCTCCCCTCAGTCAGAGATGTGTGTGGTTGGGGGCGGGACATACCCAGGAGAGGCGGGGCGGTCTGCCAGGAGCACCCCCTCAATGGGTTTGACTGACAGGACCTTCAGGGTGCAGCAACAGCAAACGACATCCAGCTCAGCATCCTGCCTCAGCCCATCCCGCTCCTGGGCCGTGTCCTGTGTGGACACGATTGTCTCCGCGCCAAGCAAGAACCCGGCCAGCTTGCCCCCACCTTCATCCATCGCCTACTATAACTGCAGCAATAACAACGGCCACCTCCTCCTCAAAAGCCAGCCCGACTCCTGCGAGGCGGCTTTGGCTAAGCCCCGGCCGGCCGTGAGGCTGACTGGAGCACGGCCAGCGGTCTGCGCTGGCAGATCTGCAGACAGGCGGGGTTGCCCCACCTCCCCTGTCAAACCCAAGCGCCCCTTTGTGGAATCAAATGTGTAGAGAATGACCACAGAACCGGGTCGGATTGGCACACGCCCAGGTGGAACTTGACTGGCTGGAAAAGTCATCATCTTGaacacaaagagaaagaaaagacaaaggaTTTCCAGCCGATCAAAGACTTTATTAGAAGTGTAGTTTCTGACATGAAAACCCCCCCGGCTGGGAAAGTTTAAAAGGCACAGAACTTTGAGGGCTGGGATAAAGAATCGTCCTCTCACTGAGCAGGAATCCACATCTGCcatatttatcttttaaagaCTATGAACCTTGTTTTGTCTTCAGTTTGTCTTCAGATCCCATCTGTCCTGTCTTTCTTACCTCGACCTATACCAAGTCAAGCACACAGAAGCATGACCAAACACTAAAACATGACATGCACAGACTTAGATTTGCCTTCTTTCAATGgtattgctgtttttcagactgCTAAATGCCTGTCAAGGACATTTCCTGATAAGAGACTAAACAGATCACGTTTCATCCGATTGCATCAAGACTTTACAGTTTTATACCCAAAATATGCAAAAAGAATCTGCAAAACATTTGCTATATTTCATACATATTTTCTAAAACAGTAAATAGGCATAATAAACCAACGTGACTGGAATTTAGGTGATTTTTCTTGGAAAGATTCTGAGATATTTTAGTCAAACCAGACCAGACTGGGCTGATCCAGAACCAACTGAGCCACTCACAGCCAGATCCACCTCTTCtctgtaaaaacatttacctgGATCTTAGGAAAGAACTCAAAGAAGACAAATATTTTATAGAAGgcttgcattaaaaaaaaaaaaaatgagccaGCAGAGTTTATAGTCACATACTATCTGCCTGAGTGGGTTTACATCAGGGCAGCTGAAATGTGACTGTAGAGCAGCCATAGTTCTGATCCAGGCCCAGATGATGGTGATAAATTGGCTCCTGTCTTCTGGTTTGTACCATATTAAGTCTGTCATAAATCTGCACCCATGCCGTCTATGACCATAAGAAAACCACTGGATTCAAATGTTGTTTACTCTGTGGGATAGTGATTCctgctttcagtttttattcaaaaactaTAATAGCATTTTTAACAGAACCatcatttcaacaaaaaaggTGGAACTTCGCtgttaaaataaagaattactacattaaatcaacattttctttgtccAAAATAGTATAAAAtgcttaaaattaaaatttctgCATTTTTGGAATTCATATATTGTTATGATTGGTTggaaccaattttttttaaaccccgcCCTACTTGTCATGATTCCTGGTATTCCTCTGATGTCAGACAGTAAACGGAAGAGGCTGTCAGACTGTGAATGTAACACCTTTGCTGCTTTCAGACCCACTCCTGATCTCCATGGCCTTTCCCGCACAGCCAGGTGTTGCTGTAAATCttcttttcctctctgctctggaGTGTGAGCTGCCACATGCCATCAGCCCGCCTCTTTTTTACAGTCATGTGGGTTGTTGAGGGTCTGCGTGTGTGGCTGGTTAAATCATCTTATTCTATCCTCAGACACCATTACCTGACCCTTGCCGTGGCCCCCTTACAGAGATAGCTCTGTATAGAGGGCGGGGACACCGTACGGATCTTGTTTGTCCTGGGCCGACATTCTCTGAAGTTACGTCTTTGTGTAAAACCACTTCTCTGCAACGCTGCTTTCATCAACTATCTTgggctttatttttaaactgctgGTGTCCTCAGAGACCTGAGGTGTACCtcagtttttctgtgtttccaGTTAAAGGGAGACCTTTTAACTGGAAACGCTTTAACTTGATGATTAGATACTGGAAAGGGCTCGCGCTCTGTTTCTTCTGAGACATGAATGTCAGGTTGTAGCCATTTCAAACGTCCGTTTCTATGTAGATGTGGGTCTTTGGgttgaggagctgcaggttcTTTTTGGTTCTGAATTGTCGGTCACGGTCTCTGGCATCGCCCTGATTTCTTTGTGCTCTGGCAGATGCAGGTCTGCTGATGTGGGACATTGTTTTTCTGAGCGTGACAGTCGCCTGCAGGGAGGTGAACCGTCAGGACCTGGACCTGGGTGGGGCTTTCTTACAGGAGCTCTCGTACTTGAACCCGGATCCAGAACAGCCTTGGTCTTTAAGCCTTGAACTGCTGTTTAATGACTGACTGCTGTTACTTtcacaaaggtgaataaagtcGATTGGTGCTCAAGTGAAGCccactgttgtgtttgtgactGATTGTGCTTGATCCAAACATTAAAAGGGGTCTTGTGGACATAGAGACAAAACATGACATAAGTGTATATGCTGATGGTATTAACTATGGCATCCATACTCATCCTTAACCCTGTACCTATCCTAtttgatacacacatttctgagacctcTATCTCACTTGCATGATCCAAAcatttctgccctgtagttcatcgtCATTCCACTAGTAGCAGCAGAGGGAATTTTCCCACTCGTttgaaaatggctgcttccatgaactctcttaacccttgtgctatcttctATGACCCCAGcctgacgtgttcttcctaccatgacaaaggtggaaagatttcatgtaatccatggacaccagtgaagatcacaaatcactgaagaaaaaagttcagagcactgtctagtgggtctacatgacccaactcccaatgttaaagtgccttggatagcacaatggttacacACTTTTAACAGGAAAAGCAAAAACGTACCAAATCACCCATCATAATTGATTCCATCTACACTCCCCGGCCACTTTATCAGGTCCACTTTGCTGGTTGGAACCCTTTtgtcttcagaactgccttaatccttggtggcatagattcaacacggttctggaaacattcatCCGCgagtttggtccatgttgacatgacagcatcacacagtttctgcagatttgtctgctgaacatccatgatgtcAATCTCCCGTTGccccacatcccaaaggttctctattggattctggtgactgtggaggccgtttgagtccagagaactttttgtcatgttctagaGACCAGTcggagatgattccagctttaggacatggcgccttatcctgctggaagtagcatcaaaagatggtccactgtggtcagaaagggatggacatggtcagcaacaacactcaggtaggctgtggcgttgGAACCATAATCACCTGGTTCTTGCAAGCCCAACGTGgaccaagaaaatatccccatTACCATGACACCAGTTCTGTTCAATCATGAGCTGAGTGAAGATCCAAGGGTTTGAGGAGttttatgtatgtttttctCTTCACAGTCACAGTTTTATCTCAAATGTGAATTCAACCAAAAATCTGTTGGGTCTTCACATTAAGTCACAGCTATACAGAAAGGATGTGTTTTATTGAGTCATCTAGAGTGACATAATGAAAGTCATTAAGctagttttgtttgttgtgccTGCAGGAGTTTCAACATCCAAAATGGTTCTCTTTGAGAACTTTCCATATCATGAAAGACATGTCCAGCTGTGGGATACATCCcagtttagatttctttttaggaaGCTATAAAACAATCGTTTTGTTgtgtaatccttgtgctatcctaggcactttaacattgggagtggggtcatctagacccactagacagtgctctgaaccttttttcttcaatgatttgtgatcttcactggtgtccatggattacatgaaatctttccacctttatccacctttgtcattgtagggagaacacgtcaatgtaagggtggggtcatctaagatagcacaacggttaaacGAATTATCTCAGgagatttgggaaaaaaatgtgttttacagcATCATAGACGTGCAGAAACCCTCCTTTTCtgatgcagctctgcagaaatagTGAAGCTGAAGGTCCATGAGGGGCTGGGTCCCAGCATCTCTGCATTCTTTTCAGGAACTATTTCAAATCCAGACACTGTAGCTGTTTCACTCAGACTTTATTTGAGACCAGCAAGGATGCCACAAACAATCTCCAGAATGTACATTTGGCAAAGGGACCCACAGATGGGTCTGTACTCAGGTCCAACAACACAAAATCACTTCAGCAACATCCAACGCACAGGGGAGCTGCAGAGACACCGTCCTCTTTGGAAGTTCAGAGCTTCTTGATGTCCTTGAGACTGAGTGAACATCAGAGGAATGTTGTCTAAAGCTTTCCGAGTCATCTGCTGAGATTAACTTGCACATAAACACCAAACATGTAAGGGGGAGGACTCTGTGCACAGTGGGCGGAGCTTGTCCGTAGTGCACGTTTAAGCTTGCAGAAGCACGTCTCTCACCGTAGGATAAAGGCACGACAATGTGAGATGAAAGCATCATTAACTAACGTGAGACACGTCAAACACGGCAGGGACGGCGTTCTTCATTCCAGGTTACCAGAAGCTTCTGACAGCTCTTTGGGAGCTTTTCACGAGCTGGTCGGCAACAGGTGACTTCAGAGGAAAGTCAAGGTGTGGCTGGGGCCTCCCCCTCAGTCAGGGTCTTGAAGTGTACTGACAGAGCCTCTTCCTCTGGGTTTGGTGGGCGTCTATACTCTTCTCTGGTTACCAAGTAGCAAAGAAGCACTCCAAATAGCACCAGTAAGACCCCCAGGATGTTGGCCAGCACCCCCTCTGGGGGAAACTGAGGGTAGGAGGAcctaaggcagaaaaaaaaggaagcattaAGGGTTTGTTCCCACACTAGTGTGAGGTTTTTCATTAGAAGGGGTCGGGGTTGCAGGAAGAAAACGAGCTGTAATGCCATCAGAGGGCATGGACATTGGTCAGACACAGACTCAGACCATTGATAGTCGGGGAGCCCTGGTAGTGGCAGCACAACAGTCCACTAACTGAAATAAATGCCGTCGGCAGCAGCAGGACCTTTTCCATTCCCACTTCAGAGGTCTGTGCAGGTCTCCTGGACTGTTCTACAGGCTGGTTCATAATTTGGGAGTCGCATTTGTCTTGTTCGTGGCAGAATGCCCTCATCTGACTCTGGTTGTGATGGGACTATTGGTCAAAAATGGAGGGGGGGTGGGAATGTGGAtttaaggtcaaatgaaatGCAGAGTGGGGTGAGCAGCTTGAAAGACGTCAAACATGGCAACAGTTTTCCATGTGTGAGGGGGTCTTATTAGGAGACCTCCTTAAGGATCTGCAGTGAGCGAATGGGCAGAATGTCAAAGAAAACCATGAACCAGCTTTTATCATGACAGATGAGGATGAGGTAGCCTATTATGGGAGCAAAAACTATCTTTTTCAGACTTTAGTCAGAAAAACTAGTCAGcctgaacctgcaatcttcatCCAAACCAGCTTTCTTCACCTCCTTTAGGAGTTTTCTGTAGTTTCTCTTTCAGGAACAGTCCACAGGAATCTCCCCTAACAACACTCTCTAGAAAGAATCAAATTCTGAAGCGGACCAACCCTCCcttaaaaataaatccactgttgttttccaaAACCAGCCCAGACCAGgatggaaaaaagcagctagAACAGCAGCTAGCTTCGCTGGTCGTCTGGCTGCCATGTGAGAagaagctcctgcagctcctcacatcACCACATTTATACACTTCTTCATGACTCCTGCTTCTTCAgattctcctccaaacacatgaAGCAGACTTGGtttcctccctttggttctcctcctctcttcgTTTTCCTCTGCATTTAAACAGAGACCCTCGTTCTCAAGAGTTTACTTGTTTGGTCCAAACACCTGCTGAACCAAGAGGACATCAGAGGAAACCGGATCTGGATCCGAACCATAGCTGCTTGACTGGCTGCTCCTTTAAACCACTTTATCCCAGCATGCATCACACAAGCAGTTTGTGATCTAAACAGAAACCATCAAAACATGAAAGAACAGGTGAGTGAGGGGGGGGTCCTGCAGACGTACTCGATGCTGAAGAGGAGTTTCTCGGTGATGCCAAGCAAACTGGTTCCTATGGCCATAACCAACAGGGTCAGCCCGCAAAACACGTGGATTGGCAGGTATGTGGCTCGTAACCATGACGACGCCCCGGGAAGCAGGAAGAAGAGCAAACCCATCACCCACTACAAGAAACGGAGCCGGTCAGTGTTTCTGTCCACCTTAAATGAAAATCCAGTACTCAGTTTTCGAGCGGTCGAATACCTGTAGGCTGAAGAGAATCAAGGTGGTAAGGCCGCCCCAGCTGTGCAGAGAGTACAGGTGTGGAATGAGGGAGGCTGAGTGGAAGTCAAACACGGCTGCAACCCCTGTGcagacagacaaacacatcATAGAACCGCTTGCCATCTCCGTCTCTGGTGtttgtgttcacaccggacTCACCTACGATGCTGGTGACGAGGGCGAGCAGGTGAATTGTGCCGTGAAGCAGCTTCACCTTCTTCTTTGCCTCGTTTGAAAACACTCTGTAGACCAGGATAGctgaacacacagacacacacacacacacacacacaggcaggcCCTCGTCAGACCTGATCTGATTAGGAACTTTGAATTGGAAGAAGTCACACCAAAAATCCTGAAAGTCATCCTGATGCTGTTTCTTACCTGAAACAAAAGGTCCGAGTGCACACACATGTAACATGTCTGACCCCTTACCTGCTAAGAAAGTCACTAAAACTACACAAGCTACCAAGCCTGCAGGCAGGAAACCTGATGTCATCTGTGTAAAGCTGCACTGATCCTAGGAAATAGTATTTCTCATTTTTACTTGGATTTGAGGACAAAAAGTCTGATCAGGACAGGAAAAAGGCACGCAGTCTAAAGTAATCCCATTACAGTGGcagagtgtgtgtctgtgttaacCGTCtgtgttaaccccccccccctccgggTGTTTCCATCTCCTGCCTCCTCGTTCTCTGTTTAATGTGGAGCCGACCTTTTGCTTTATTGCTGTAATGTAATCTCGCAGTGAAGCAGTTGAGTCAATGTGATTACTCGTGTTAACCAAAGTACCCCGAGCTGAAAGTAATGAGGAAGCCCCACATCATCTTCTTCTGCAGGTCCAGCAGCACCGTGGGTGGGGGGTGATTACATCCACACACAGCTCCCACGGGAATCAGATCAgctacagtggaggaaataaggATTTCATCCTTGGCTGATTCTGCAGGCCTGGCCACTTAAGAAGAAACCGACAGTCTGTCATCCTGATGGTCGGTTCAACATTTAAATCCACTCCTAAAGAACTGAAACACAtctatttgcatttcattgagaCTAAGAAGGATTTGAACCCTCTTGTCAGAAAGGCTTGTGGCAGAGTACAACACAGAAGTCAGAGGTTAGTTGTAGTTGATGAGCAGATTTCTGCAGATAGGAGGAGGAATTCGGCTCCACTCTTCTTTGTAAATGACTTCTAAAACATTCAGATTTGGGGGCTGTTGCTGTTCTCTTAATCACAAAAACCCCACCAGGTCAGATGTGGtttggagccccagacctaAAGGTGGAtcgatggtttttgtagtttattCCGGTCTTCAATCTTCtcccttaaatccactgaaagctctttgGTCTTTCCCATATTGTCtggagtctgactgatggacaggtgtcttttctacaggtgatcagttcaaacaggtgtcttcaGTGCAGGTGACAGGTTGATTAGGAGAGTCTAACTAgtctgtgtgaaccagaactcttTTGAGGTTAAAGGGAAGCAAATACTTATTTCTCTCAATGAGATGCaaataaatgcacaaaaaagatCTTTAAAGATGTTTCAAATGCTTTAAATGTCAAACTATGATTTAAATGAAGACGACACTGTAAGCAGAAATTAAGGTTTTATGGCCTTTTCCTGTGACTTTGATTTGATagggtttatttcaagcaatcaaagcaagaacaatgcacaaaacaattcaatcagcagttatacattcgtACAAAGACTCGTCCCTCTTGTCTCGTCACAAGATGCTTCAACGTTCGAGGGTTTAAGTGAATAATGCCACTAATTGCTCCAGGAATCAATGAATAGAAACGTATTTTTCAGCTCCAACAGTTTTCTATCTTCTTGTTAAGCCTAAACTgggggattgggggggggggggggggggtaaccacAAGGGACATCTGGTTATTGTCATCATAAGGCTGCGCTGTAGCCTTAAGGCTAACACACTCAAAAGATGTGCCTGGTTACTCCTGCTGGTAACCATGGCAACATGCTGCCCTAACTGCATCAGTCCTGTGGCAGAAAGGAGCCCCCCCTCTTTCAGACCCGAAGGCTCACATATCAGGGTGTTTCAAATCTCCTGCCGTCCTCGTAAAGCCGTGGATCGAGGACCCAACCACAgatgaagtatttttttcttttgtctttactGAGATTTAAGTCATAAATTGCTCAGATTTGCCTGTTTTTCTGTCATGaagctaaaacaaacacaaccaaACATGTAGATAAAAGTGAGAAATAAAAGGAGTTTCAATCATTAGATGATTGACAATCATATTCATGCTTTTGTTTGATTGTGACAGCAATCATCCCCACTCCTTTGATTATTTTACATCTAAAAATGTGCTGATAAATACTAGAACATGGAAATGAGTGAAAGATTAAATATCAAAGGTAAATGTGTTTGATATGAAAGTAGAACAATTCCTCCAGAACTCCAAGAATCCATAAGAGATGATGAAAAGTCATAGAGAAACTTAAAGACGGCCTCACACTGAACAACAGTAAAGGCCTGAGTCACACAGAGGAGGAAGTCTACAGGAAGTGAGGAAGACATGAGGAGCTCTTCTCCCTCAGCTGATCTTCAATCAGATGTCTGTGGAGGAGTCAGATCCATTTTTCCAGAGGTAAGACCACCTCTGTGTTGAGCTTCTGAGGAAAGCTTGAGGTCAAGCTTTGGAC includes:
- the LOC101173063 gene encoding cytochrome b561; the protein is MEDSSPDRRGSVFAGLVGVSQVLGLLSVVLTGVWMGHYRGGFAWDGSAREFNLHPLCMVLGLVLLHGDAILVYRVFSNEAKKKVKLLHGTIHLLALVTSIVGVAAVFDFHSASLIPHLYSLHSWGGLTTLILFSLQWVMGLLFFLLPGASSWLRATYLPIHVFCGLTLLVMAIGTSLLGITEKLLFSIESSYPQFPPEGVLANILGVLLVLFGVLLCYLVTREEYRRPPNPEEEALSVHFKTLTEGEAPATP